agttggttttatattcgcacattcagactttctccttaataatataatttcagaaaagtactgtttgctaattctaaatagtgaaatcacatTAGCTgacaatgactattaaagtatgacactgttcacagtcaattaaatagtgctaatgttgttttgaagtcatgatTACATGCCATTTCACACCAAATATCCAAAGTACTGTGGTAAATAATTGTACATTTAcataaaaactgtattaaatgtaaatttggctcatatttgtgaaaataaaatagcaaaacatgaatgaattattttttttgttcagcacaatgaaaatattcatgtaaaaattaattaacataCTTTTGACctgtaatttaaaaaagttaaatatacataataagtattgaacacgtcaccatttttataaaaaaaacatatttctaaaggtgctgttgacttgaaatgttcaccaaATGTTGATAACatccaaagaaatccatatatgccaagaaaacaaatctaattagtttgcaaattaagttaagtgtaataaagtgaaatgacacaggcaaaaagtattgaacacatgaagaaagggaggtgtagttcggcagtgaaagcccagacagcagctgaaatctctcagtagtcattcagcaaccctctgctttTCCTCATTGCAAATGAATATTAGCtgattcagtccaacatctacattagcaggatgatgaagatgaaaccagagtgacgagtctaaaaccagctttacctcatTTGTTATTTCAGGGTGTCTCTGGATGCTAAACGTTATGAAAGAGATTTAGAGGAAGCCCTAACACTGTCATTGCTAGAAACTTCAAAAATACAAGACGGAGAGCCTACAACCAAATCAGATGGACATTCTGCTGGTATGAAGAATTGAGAAGTTAAATCGTCTCACTCAGGAAGTGTAAAGCTATATTTTTACTGTTGTTTACTGTATTTCTGTGTACTGCAGATAATGATGGTGGATCTCGGCCTCCACAATGTGCACCACCTGTTTTAATACACTGCAGTGCTGATGTTATACATCCAGgtaattgttttgtatttttttaattggtcGCAAACTCATTGTTTTCTCTAGGTCTTGCAGTTTAGCATGGTTTAATTTAAGCCTGCATGATATTAgacaaatctgatattgcaatattaaatttttctgcaataaatattgcgatttGAATACAGTTTCATAAGATTTTTTGAATAGGTCTATTTGACTGTTTTCTGGTCAGTCTAACCAGTATTCAGATacaaaaattgaataatcacaatccaaaatatgtttttcttATTTTGATTTGTCTaatttctagtccagatatccaAAAATATTCTTATATCAGCAAATatggttttgttttcaccttcagaagaaatgagaaaattaagagtttttgcttaaaacaagctaaattatctgagtaagtaaaataatcttatttttgctttgaaatgtcgATATTTGGACCAGAAGAGTAACTTTTGTATaagagagacttttttttttgctcctccaaacattattatttcttgtgcccaaatgttttaaacactcTTGAAATTCTCAAAGTCAtagaccttaaaaacacatgcaaatgatcaactTTCACTCTACTATGGTTAAACTTACCAGAGACTCTACGAATCACATGTGTTCTGTAGGTCTTGGTCAACTATTATTCCgattcaacattgcatatcctgcgatacaaatattgcagatgtgcacattgtgatattgatgctaaaacgatatattgtgcagccctaatttcattgtaaatactgtatattggATGCTCTGACCCTGCTTGGTCACATAATCAGCAAATGTCTATTATGTTTGGTATGATGGTGGCTGAAAGAGTGATCTGGATTGGAAGTCCACTTCACCACCTACTTTTCGTAAATGGCTGACTGAAATGGTTGCTGCTCTTAAGCTTGAAAGAATTGGTTTTGCTAGGGCAGATGCTTCTGAAAAGTTTTAAACAAATCCGGGGCCTCTTTGCTTCTCTTTATAAGAGTTGAAAATTGGGCACTTCTGATTCATGGACAATTTTACTCTTACATTTACATTCCATTTacaatgttttgattttttttacactatattgTGCATGCTTGGATGGActggtgttttttttaatcattattattattattattattattattattattattattattattattattattattattattattgttattattattattattattatgttatgtctttttaaattaattaacttatttaaattgtttgtttttgtattttcttcATTATCATTTGTATAAAAAGTATTGTAGATCCTATAAATGTTTATTGTTCTGACTTGTGCTTATAAAATCTTTATAAAtgaaatctaaaaacaaaaactgtatacTAAgtgcatatttttttgtttgattatttaacaTGTATGCACTTGCAGTCTGTTCTGTAAACCAAACATGATTTTATGCAGCAGGTGATGACCAGCCTCGTCCAGAATCTCCACCTGTGCTGTTAAACTGTAGCATTGATGGCAGAAGTTTAGGTAATGCTTTTCTGTTATTAATCAGAATTTTGAAATGGACCCTTTTCTCAAGACTGTTTTGATGACGCGTTTGATGATCATCGGTATCCTAAATccatgaaagtttttaatattctgatttatttatttattttttaaatgtagtgaagtttatttctaaactaatttcgagaggatcacgtgcttatgattgcacgcggctggtcccgcattatccaatttatgattcaccaatcagatgattcctaagccactataaataccctaagttccatataacagccatcttcattttgaagaatccccccttccacccctactcctcctcctttcccagATGGCTGGCACGATGGCCCAGTGTCcttccaccatccaaaaacatgcaacttaagttaattgactaatccaaatcagcaccattgacatgctcctagtaagtagttatctcttaagagcaatcactatctgttcattagctactacagcaggggagttctcgagatctacctgagctcaaactccactctcgccttgcaaacgggagggaccCCACagactcgaggatcttatgaactcagggctctctcccaggacaggagtgtctaatcaatcatcagccaagtgtgaactcttgaatgaatgtttatatgtatttatttatgtgttatatcatctttgcatcaaattacaaataaaaaagaattacttCTTGTCTGagatgcagtgtctatggggatGGGAGAGTAAATTTgccattattctctcttctgactGCCATTATCGAtcttacaatatttttttcctttctctgaaagtcttgataacaccatcatggagtttttcttctattatttcagcaaataggatggTACAAAAATAATTAGTTGTAGTCTTCCATTCACTGTGCTATAAGTTTAacaaactatgatgacttctgctgctgagaaaccccaAAATGTGAAGCGCGTCCATTATCAAAATACTCTGAAATTAGATTTCTTTCAGAACCCAATGGGATTGATATAAAACAGTGATTAAGAATTGTatgaatataacattaatattacatCAAGAGTTGTGTGTAACTTTGTTCTtctactgctattattattatttttcaggaCTGAATATAATCAGCTTGGACTCGTCCCCTCCCAAGCCTTCTAAACGGACAGAATCCTCAGAAAAGCGGAGAAAATCACAGAAAGAGAAGAACGACAAACACGATGATGACTACCAGCCGCAAAACACACCAGGTAATCTGAGGATCTCCGAAAGTTCAGTCACATTTATCTGTTTTCAGCACACAACAGGTACAGGTTGTTACTGACTGATGTTTCAGATTCAGAAAGTGATGCTGATTTCACTGAGGAAGATGAGAACGATGAGGATGAAACTTTCACTGTAAAGAAGAAAAAGGACAAAGGGGTGAAGCAAAAGACTGAAAAAAAGGCCACGCCGGCTGTgaaggaaaagaaagagaaaaagccGACTAAAGCCGTGAAAGCTAAAAGCGCAGGTACATTTTCTGTtcttaaatatttctaaattttcTCTGCTGCTGCCGTGCCATACTAAATGCCCATTCACGGCAAGAAGACACCTATATTCACATCAAGTCCACCTGAAGACACCATAACGTTTTGTTTATCGTGAGTGTGTGCTGCAGTTTTGTTGTCTGCTGTTTTAATGCTTGAGTTTTTATTAAGCAGGATGTATTAAATCAATTGAGAAACtgtaattacttttaaaatagaCATGACCAAGTTGTaaatgcaatatgtttattgaaCAGATTGTGAATTAGTAATAATGTCTtgactgaattttttttattccttaaagATTATGccagatcatttttattttaatgtttatttaaatcatGTTTCAGAATATATAATCAGGGTGAATTAAGAAGTCtcatattaaaaacaataataatttacgccttaaaaagtcttacatttactgaaatattgtgttgtaggacttcaatcattttaaacaggtggTAATTTTCCAATGTTCATGTACAGCTACTCAATCAGGCCAGCATCCATACAATCACCATCAATCCAgctcaataaaacattttacaaatgctttatttattaactctaatggtcaatatggtttaattatcttccacacaaaaacatattatttaaaagttcTTCATGTAATCATAATTATTGGTGAGGACACTGATTTGGACACACTGTTGTGGAtacattataatgttttaaagCCTGTCGGTTTTTCAAAGGAAAGATATATGTGAATAAAGTGTGTGTATTCAACTAAAGTTTGCTTGtttaaacacattatttaaaatatgtagctAAGAAATAACATTACAATTTTGTTTTGCTGGTGCAAGTAAAGATCTTTTCCAACCTTAGCGTTTAGCCTGGTATGAGCCTGATATTTCATTcatgatggtcttaaaaagtcttaaatttgacctcCCAAAAGCTCCAGAAACCCTGATTGATAATGAACATTTTTGAAAAGGTCTCTCCTGGAGTAATGCAAgtgtttttgtcattattttatataattgtcatttattattgtgttttttattattatttaatgtatttattttatgaatgtatgtatattttaaatgtttactttattaaAGACAAAATcagtaaaatattgtaaatatttagaatatttttactattattattattaaatattctaatATCAGTATATTTATCATCCTCGTTTTGAACTCTTtaatatctctctctctgtctgtcagcTCCCAGTCCATCAGTCTGTCGGAGTCCAGCCACTCCTGTGTCTGTATCGAAGAAAACGCCCTCAACTCCACCGATCTCCAAACCTGCGGTCTGCTCCAGTCCTGCAGGGGGCAGACTGCCAAAGTGGAATCCTCCAGGTGAGTCTACAGGCCCAAATCATCAGTATGCATTTAAGAATTTTCACTGGAAGAGCCAAAAGTTCAGAATCAGATTGTGGTCCTTTTGTGAATTTTTCTTTCTCCCATTTTTAGGTATGGTTGGCCGGAGTCCCGGTGGATCTCAGAATGGGTCCTTAAAGTCTCCAGGACAGGGGCTGCGTTTAGGACTGTCCCGTCTGGCTCGAGTCAAACCCCTTCATCCTAATGTTGCTGCAAACTAAACagacttgttttaaagaaaaaatataagtcCAGCAGAGGTTTCACCGGTAAGAGAAAATCAGAAGTCTTAAGAGAGAAAAGACTAAGTTGGATATTTTTATGCTGAAGTTTGTTCATAATTTAAAACCTTTCATCCCACATTTACAATGACACTCAGGGAATGAATGACTTTTGTTGTggttttagtatttttaaatgtcttttgtgtgtgttgtgctttAGCTTTGTAAATACGCACTTTTTGATATACATTAAAGATTTTGCGATATGCAACCAtctgtttttgtaaatattatgCAGCACGTTGCATTGCTGTGTAGAAATGTTCTGAATATGTGAAATATTAACGTCCTTAATATGTTATAACCACACTCTGCCTAAACCTGAAATATACATAAAaccatataaaatgtaaattttgctcatgttttaatgttataaatcacatttgtgaaaataaaatagcaaaacatgaatgaattattattttttttgttcagcacaatgaaaatattcatgtaaaaattaattaacataCTTTTGACctgtaatttaaaaaagttaaagatacatcgggggaaataagtattgaacacgtcaccatttttaattaaaaaacatatttttaaaagtgccgttgacttgaaatttttaccagatgttggtaacaaccaaagaaatccatatatgccaagaaaacaaatctaattagtttataaattaagttAAGTGTATTAAAGTGAAATGACACAggcaaaaagtattgaacacatgaagaaagggaggtgtagttcggcagtgaaagcccagacagctgctgaaatctctcagtagtcattcagcaaccctctgcccttcctcattcaaatgaatattagcttcttcagtccaacatctacattagcaggatgatgaagatgaaaccagagtggacatttcagcaagacaatgatccaaaacacagcaaagcaaactctcaaatgctttcagagaaagaaaatcaagctgtagaatggcccagccaatcacctgagctgaatccaatagaaaacacaaaataaagatcaaattTGATGAACAAGACcgacagaaccatcaagattttaagtctgtgaaaaaaaatcacacctgagtaatgcatgtgacttcattctccatatgagagtcatatatctatctatctatctatctatctatctatctatctatctatctatctatctatctgtctgtctgtctgtctgtctgtctgtctgtctgtctgtctgtctgtctgtctgtctgtctgtctgtctgtctgtctatctatctatctatctatctatctatctatctatctatctatctatctatctatctatctatctatatatatatatatatatatatatatatatatatatatatatatatatatatgtatatatatatatatatactgtaacaaATTCTAGCTTCCACAGTTGATTTGCGTTGGCACAACAAAGGAATTAcgttattttaatagttttttagtATAAATAGCTCAaacattgtgtgtgtatatacatatataattctaaatgttattatattttaaatagcaaAGTAATGGGTAAAATCAATTgactcattattaatattatccaGTATTTTGGAACTGCACTTATTTCTTAAAACGGAGTGGGTTGAAATATCACATCGtaagatttaaatatatatttacacttttattgagtttttatttgtatatcatCAAGCAAAACACTCAACCCACTCTGGTGTATGCTTTAAGTTAATCTTATTAATAGTGTTGTATTCCTTAAATTAATTCTCAAGTTATGTCTCCCTCTAGTGGCCAAACACAGTCAATGTACAGAGGAGAGatgaacaataaacaatagtTTCCTGACACAGTAATCTGGTTTAGCTTGATTTTAGTAAAGCCTTTCTTAAACACTATGAATTATGAAAGTGCTACGCAAATAAAGCCGAAAACCAGCTAAATAACCCACAGCAACTGCAAACAAAGATTTGTGGAAAAGTCTGTGTAAATGTTAAGCCTTGTTTGCAGAAGCAGGGTGTGAGGTTTTTAACAATACCGTACGTCAGCACTTTAAAACATCTGTTATCAttataaatactcaaaaatgCTACTAAAACAGgttatatttacagttttaaatcagataatatatgatttaatgagtggttagcactgtcgcctcacagcaaggtcactggtttgagtcccggttggcgtttctgtgtggagtttgcatgttctccttgtgtttgcgtatgtttcctccgggtgctcccagtccaaagacatgcgctataggtgaattggatgaactaaattgtggagtgtgtgggaatgagtgtgtatgggtgtttcccaatactgagttgcagttggaagggcttctgctgtgtgaaacatatgctggaatagttcattccgttgtggcgacctctgaaatggagactaagctgaaggaaaatggataATGAGTGCATTCTGTTATTATTCCTTCAGGTTATATTTCAGAAATTGTAATGttcataaattaaatattaatgtttatttttctatgaaTTGGGAATTTATGCAAGACAAACTATTTTGTACATAATATAAATACCTAAATAATTCTATAATAGGCTGCAGATACACTATAAAtatgttttagttgaatcaaatgaacttttcaagtcatctcaacttacaccaATCAAATGGACttaaaaatattaggttaaactttctataacctttaaaaaaaacttgttgAACCCTGAATATTGTGTTCAAATAAGTtcaaataacattaaaacatttgttgtcacaACTTTTTTTGTCCTATCGTTAGTTTTCAGTGTACCAATGTTTAATTGTATGAACTGAAAAGCTGTGGCCAGTGTTTAACTCTACCAGGATTCAGTGTCCTGGTCTCCTCCCTCATTTCCTTACAATAAAATGATCTGGCCAGAGCGATAAAGATCGGGAAAAAACTGAGCAAACATGAGTGACAAAAGCTGTTAGTACGATATGGATCATTGGCAGTCCCGCAGATTTACTGATAGCTGATACCAAACTAatcactctgtgtgtgtttttgggtgCTTCTGTTCATTATGAGGATAAGCGGCGTGAAGAGTGTGTTTCCAGTTTTGTCTGTCGCTGTGGTTTTTCTCTATTTGAGCTCGGTGAAATGGGAGATAAAAACGCAAGAGGAGAAACTTCAGCAAGTCCAGCAGAACTTGTCATTGCACAGCTCTCTTCTGCTCCACAAACTGGACAAACTGGAGGCTCATTTGATTGCTGTGGGTGAGTTGCTGATATCTGACTTGTGCAAAAtgttctgtttaattgttttattttactttctaaAACGTTTTAAGAGTTTagatgaagagtttagatgcaaaaacctctaaaagacagtcaatattttcttctaaaattagtatttttctcCGACTCCTGtatgtaggctcagtaattttatcTTTATAGTGACGAatgagttcttttcattgccttttaagtgaaataactgaacagaaATGTAGGTCATAACACAAAAATGCTCATTTCAGGAGAACATTTCAGACGAcattcagaggtttttgcatctgaacttttcaatTGTGCTAAAATGAAGAGCACATCTTTTACTCATTTTTATGTTATTCCTAAACATTTCTGACTTTGTTCTGTGAAACTTAAagcatattaaaaaagaaaaaaacaacaacattgttaTAGTCTACgagtgatgggaataacggctTTATAAATCAGTGGTGTTACTTAATTGAGGACACTGCACTGAAGCGGTTTCCATGCGAGCCGTgtctctcagccataggacctctatttgtgttgtgtatgaatatatatatatatatatatgcactgctggttagactgaaactgcatttcgttgccttgtacttatacatgtgtaatgacaataaagttgaatctaatctaatcgaataaattttttattaattattattattatttatttatttattttttcttcattttatttgcttatttttcttattaatttttttgcaccTCAGATCATTATAAGGATAtgataattaacaaaataattaatcatGTGCTCATGTATTGATGATGTTGAAGTGTTTGAATATGATTTCAATGACATCCACCTACAGAAATGTGTAAATATGAGCTGTAATGTTTGACTGATAAGGTTGACTTTCTGATAAAAATTTGACTGATAAACTTGACTGATAAGGTTTCAGATTCAGTTTGTGTCGAGTTGAAAATGAATCTGGAACTATGATATACCCAGTGTTGTGGGTAGTGCATTACAAACCACATACTAAGAGCTAGAGTTACGTAATGATATTACTTTTCTACATAATgggtaaagtaatgcattaatttaagaaattaattaatatttgatttactttttataaatgtaatgccacttacattttagtttaattaattagctttaaaaaaaattgctcaaTTAAAATGAGCATCGTCACGTTGAATCACACTTTTTTCACACGtatcactttttttttgcagaagaAAGTCGCCTTAAGGTAAAAAGTGAGAAGAAACCAGCAAAGAAGCTATTCCTAGACTCAGACCTGTTCAAGAGATGGAGTGTGGAGCTTTCAGAGGATGAACAGAGGAAAGCTGAGGATCTCTTTCAGAAATATGGATATAATGCTTTCCTCAGTGATCAACTGCCTCTGGACCGAGAGCTGCCGGACACTCGAGACCACAGGTCAGCTTCAATGCTTTATCAAATGCATTCAacatcaacattcattcattttgcattGGTGATTTTTGCAGATGCATTGAACGTGAATATCCTCCCGATCTGCCCACCATCAGTGTGGTGCTGATTTATCTGGACGAGGCTCTGTCTGTCATTCAGAGAGCCATTTACAGCATCATCAACAAAACTCCAGCTCATCTACTGA
This region of Danio aesculapii chromosome 4, fDanAes4.1, whole genome shotgun sequence genomic DNA includes:
- the rad51ap1 gene encoding RAD51-associated protein 1 isoform X1, translated to MDRPSRSKKTVNYSDFQDDDDEDFACVKPPPKKARTDPDSEKSSKTTSTPANGDVDLASSESRKRVSLDAKRYERDLEEALTLSLLETSKIQDGEPTTKSDGHSADNDGGSRPPQCAPPVLIHCSADVIHPAGDDQPRPESPPVLLNCSIDGRSLGLNIISLDSSPPKPSKRTESSEKRRKSQKEKNDKHDDDYQPQNTPDSESDADFTEEDENDEDETFTVKKKKDKGVKQKTEKKATPAVKEKKEKKPTKAVKAKSAAPSPSVCRSPATPVSVSKKTPSTPPISKPAVCSSPAGGRLPKWNPPGMVGRSPGGSQNGSLKSPGQGLRLGLSRLARVKPLHPNVAAN
- the rad51ap1 gene encoding RAD51-associated protein 1 isoform X2, with product MDRPSRSKKTVNYSDFQDDDDEDFACVKPPPKKARTDPDSEKSSKTTSTPANGDVDLASSESRKRVSLDAKRYERDLEEALTLSLLETSKIQDGEPTTKSDGHSADNDGGSRPPQCAPPVLIHCSADVIHPGDDQPRPESPPVLLNCSIDGRSLGLNIISLDSSPPKPSKRTESSEKRRKSQKEKNDKHDDDYQPQNTPDSESDADFTEEDENDEDETFTVKKKKDKGVKQKTEKKATPAVKEKKEKKPTKAVKAKSAAPSPSVCRSPATPVSVSKKTPSTPPISKPAVCSSPAGGRLPKWNPPGMVGRSPGGSQNGSLKSPGQGLRLGLSRLARVKPLHPNVAAN